From the Desulfosarcina sp. BuS5 genome, one window contains:
- a CDS encoding formate--tetrahydrofolate ligase, with amino-acid sequence MAYNAVEMADWQISEEAEKNMPMPDEWLEKLGLEKEEMLPMGRLAKLDFLKIMNRLNDKPDGKYIEVTAITPTPLGEGKSTTSLGLMEGLGMRGKNAGGALRQPSGGPTMNVKGTAAGGGNSLLIPMTEFSLGLTGDINDIMNAHNLAMVAMTSRMQHERNYNDEQLKRLTGMRRLNIDPTRVELGWIIDFCAQSLRNIVIGMGGRFDGFTMQSKFGIAVGSECMAILAVIRDLADLRKRLDEITVAFDKSGNPVTTGDLEVGGAMTAFMRNTINPTLMCTAEYQPCMVHAGPFANIAVGQSSIIADRVGLKLFDYHVTESGFAADIGFEKFWNVKCRFSGLKPHVSVLTSTIRALKMHGGGPKVVAGKALADEYTKENIGLLEQGCENMVHHIKTIRKSGINPVVCINRFYTDTDAEVAVVRKAAEAAGARCAESRHWELGGEGALEFADAVIEACEEGNDFQFLYPLEMKLRDRVEKIATEVYGADGVSWSPEAEAKAKMLEGDSKYDDYATMMVKTHLSLTHDPVVKGVPKGWTLPIRDVLIYSGAKFLCPCAGTISLMPGTGSNPAFRRIDVDTDTGKVSGLF; translated from the coding sequence ATGGCTTATAATGCAGTAGAAATGGCTGACTGGCAGATTTCTGAAGAAGCAGAAAAAAACATGCCGATGCCGGACGAATGGTTGGAAAAGTTAGGTCTTGAAAAGGAAGAAATGCTTCCCATGGGCAGGCTGGCAAAACTCGATTTCCTGAAAATTATGAACCGCCTGAATGATAAACCGGACGGAAAATATATTGAAGTTACAGCTATTACCCCTACTCCACTTGGAGAAGGTAAAAGCACAACTTCTTTAGGCCTCATGGAAGGTCTTGGAATGCGCGGCAAAAATGCCGGGGGCGCTCTTCGCCAGCCTTCAGGCGGCCCGACAATGAACGTTAAAGGTACCGCAGCCGGAGGAGGAAATTCTCTTCTCATTCCCATGACTGAATTTTCCCTCGGACTGACCGGTGACATCAATGATATCATGAATGCCCACAATCTGGCCATGGTTGCCATGACATCCCGTATGCAGCACGAGCGCAACTATAATGATGAGCAGCTTAAAAGACTGACCGGCATGCGTCGTCTCAATATTGATCCGACCCGGGTTGAGTTGGGCTGGATCATAGATTTCTGCGCCCAGTCCCTGAGAAATATAGTAATCGGCATGGGCGGTCGTTTTGACGGATTTACAATGCAGTCCAAGTTCGGTATTGCTGTTGGTTCCGAATGTATGGCCATCCTGGCTGTTATCAGGGATCTGGCTGATTTGAGAAAACGTCTGGATGAAATTACGGTTGCATTCGACAAAAGCGGCAATCCTGTAACAACCGGCGACCTTGAGGTCGGCGGCGCAATGACCGCATTTATGCGCAACACCATTAACCCGACCCTTATGTGTACCGCAGAATATCAGCCATGCATGGTTCATGCCGGTCCTTTTGCAAACATCGCTGTTGGTCAATCATCTATTATTGCAGATCGCGTCGGGCTGAAACTTTTTGATTACCATGTAACCGAAAGTGGTTTTGCGGCTGATATCGGTTTTGAGAAATTCTGGAATGTAAAATGCAGATTCAGCGGTCTGAAACCCCATGTATCAGTTCTTACAAGCACAATCAGGGCACTGAAAATGCACGGCGGCGGACCCAAAGTTGTAGCAGGGAAAGCTTTGGCTGATGAATATACCAAGGAAAACATCGGCCTGCTTGAACAAGGATGCGAAAATATGGTTCACCATATTAAAACCATCCGCAAATCTGGCATCAATCCTGTTGTATGTATCAACCGTTTTTACACGGATACTGACGCTGAAGTTGCTGTTGTAAGAAAAGCAGCCGAGGCCGCCGGCGCCCGCTGCGCTGAGTCCAGACACTGGGAGCTTGGCGGTGAAGGTGCTCTTGAATTCGCAGATGCGGTAATTGAGGCCTGCGAGGAAGGTAATGATTTCCAGTTCCTCTATCCGCTTGAAATGAAACTCCGTGATCGCGTTGAAAAGATTGCTACGGAAGTTTATGGAGCAGATGGAGTTTCCTGGTCACCGGAAGCTGAAGCCAAGGCAAAGATGCTGGAAGGCGACTCAAAATATGACGATTATGCCACCATGATGGTTAAAACACATCTCAGCCTGACACACGATCCGGTGGTCAAGGGCGTTCCCAAGGGCTGGACTCTCCCGATTCGTGACGTTCTGATTTATTCCGGCGCCAAGTTCCTCTGCCCCTGTGCAGGAACTATCAGCCTGATGCCTGGTACAGGTTCCAACCCGGCTTTTAGAAGAATCGACGTTGACACCGATACAGGCAAAGTAAGTGGATTATTCTAA
- the purB gene encoding adenylosuccinate lyase: protein MEFTSLIAISPVDGRYRRVTEKLADYFSESAVIKYRLMVEVEYFIALCDLPLPQLADFDQGMTESLRQIYKNFTIDDAQKIKNIEKITNHDVKAVEYFLKERFDRLGLEHFKEFIHFGLTSQDINNTALPCFVRDAWQEVLEPALDENINLLKSMANKWEDVPMLARTHGQPASPTSLGKEFYVFVERLLNQKKLIATIPFSGKFGGATGNFNAHHAAYPYIDWISFGNTLVEQTLGLDRLRVTTQIEHYDNLAAFFDNLKRINTILLDLDRDIWAYISMEYFKQKIKAGEVGSSAMPHKVNPIDFENSEGNLGIANAVFDHLAMKLPVSRLQRDLTDSTVTRNIGVPFGHTLIALKSLSKGLNKLILNRDAIKNDLEKNWAVIAEAIQTILRREGYPKPYEALKELTRTNAVIDKVSISEFIESLNVADAVKEELRKIRPDNYTGVYDF from the coding sequence ATGGAATTTACATCATTAATCGCAATCAGTCCGGTGGACGGGCGATATCGCCGGGTAACCGAAAAGCTGGCGGATTATTTTTCCGAAAGCGCTGTTATAAAGTACAGGCTTATGGTGGAGGTGGAATATTTTATCGCCCTGTGCGATCTGCCGCTGCCGCAGTTAGCGGATTTTGATCAGGGCATGACAGAATCCCTGCGCCAAATTTACAAAAATTTTACCATTGATGATGCTCAAAAGATTAAAAATATTGAAAAGATCACAAATCATGACGTCAAAGCGGTGGAATATTTTTTAAAGGAGAGATTTGACAGACTCGGGCTGGAACATTTTAAGGAATTTATCCATTTTGGACTTACCTCACAGGACATCAACAACACAGCCCTCCCCTGCTTCGTGCGAGATGCCTGGCAGGAAGTGCTTGAACCGGCGCTTGATGAAAATATTAACTTGCTTAAAAGCATGGCAAATAAATGGGAAGATGTGCCCATGCTGGCCCGAACACATGGACAGCCGGCATCACCCACGAGTCTTGGAAAGGAGTTTTACGTATTTGTCGAACGGCTTCTTAACCAGAAAAAATTAATAGCAACTATTCCGTTTTCAGGCAAGTTCGGTGGGGCAACGGGTAATTTTAATGCTCATCATGCGGCTTATCCGTATATTGATTGGATATCATTCGGGAATACGCTGGTTGAGCAGACCCTGGGTCTTGACAGGCTGAGAGTTACAACCCAAATAGAGCATTATGACAATCTTGCTGCTTTTTTTGATAACCTGAAGCGTATCAATACAATACTGCTCGATCTTGACCGGGATATCTGGGCATATATATCAATGGAGTATTTCAAGCAAAAAATAAAGGCAGGAGAGGTTGGATCCTCAGCCATGCCTCATAAGGTGAATCCTATCGATTTTGAGAATTCAGAGGGAAATTTAGGCATTGCAAACGCCGTTTTCGATCATCTTGCAATGAAACTGCCTGTGTCACGGCTCCAGAGGGATCTTACCGATTCCACAGTTACCAGGAATATCGGGGTCCCTTTTGGACATACTCTGATTGCTTTAAAGTCACTCTCCAAGGGTCTGAACAAGCTGATTTTAAACCGGGATGCGATAAAAAACGATCTTGAAAAAAACTGGGCCGTTATAGCAGAGGCAATCCAGACGATTTTAAGGCGGGAAGGATATCCAAAACCCTATGAAGCGCTCAAGGAGCTGACAAGAACCAACGCCGTCATTGACAAAGTGAGTATTTCCGAATTTATTGAATCTTTGAATGTTGCAGATGCCGTCAAGGAAGAATTGCGTAAAATAAGACCGGACAACTATACCGGCGTTTATGATTTTTAG
- a CDS encoding 2-oxoacid:acceptor oxidoreductase family protein, producing the protein MVIEKTKLPNNEVTFFSRGGQGGITACQLLAEAAFEDGYKDVMSVPQIGAERRGAPIRAFLIISQDDIRTISAVTNPDVVLVFDEAMLKLPPIISAIPKKNCKVIVNAESLNENSGLSKNIELYTFPGTSIAMRLDLTLEGFPLVNVPILGAFSGATNLVSMDSIETVLKNKWKAKAEKNIESIKLAYEKTVRVY; encoded by the coding sequence ATGGTTATTGAAAAAACTAAACTGCCCAATAATGAGGTCACTTTTTTCAGCCGGGGAGGCCAGGGGGGCATCACCGCCTGTCAGCTCCTTGCTGAAGCGGCTTTCGAAGACGGATACAAGGACGTCATGTCTGTCCCGCAGATTGGAGCTGAACGGCGCGGGGCGCCTATCCGGGCCTTTTTAATAATTTCACAGGACGATATTCGCACCATTTCCGCTGTCACAAATCCTGATGTGGTGCTGGTTTTTGACGAAGCAATGTTAAAATTGCCGCCTATTATAAGTGCGATTCCAAAAAAAAATTGTAAAGTAATTGTGAATGCTGAAAGTTTAAATGAAAATAGCGGTCTTTCCAAAAATATAGAACTTTATACGTTTCCCGGAACCAGCATCGCAATGAGGCTTGATTTGACACTTGAGGGTTTCCCGCTGGTAAATGTGCCTATTCTGGGCGCCTTTTCCGGGGCCACTAATCTTGTATCGATGGATTCAATAGAAACAGTCCTGAAAAACAAGTGGAAAGCCAAAGCTGAAAAGAATATTGAATCTATTAAGTTGGCATATGAAAAAACCGTAAGGGTATATTAA
- a CDS encoding 4Fe-4S binding protein → MGKPDNKPAASSGYSSWREMPAVPVSVPCKGSIGATGEWRTFRPVLDAEVCIKCGICYLYCPDGVIIYKEESIPEIDYTYCKGCGICVTVCPKKALGMVREQE, encoded by the coding sequence ATGGGAAAACCAGATAATAAACCGGCAGCATCTTCCGGTTATTCTTCATGGAGGGAAATGCCGGCTGTTCCGGTTTCTGTTCCGTGTAAAGGGAGCATAGGCGCAACCGGCGAATGGAGAACCTTTCGTCCGGTACTGGATGCTGAAGTATGCATAAAATGCGGGATCTGTTATTTATATTGTCCGGATGGGGTTATTATATATAAAGAGGAGTCGATTCCCGAAATTGATTATACCTATTGTAAAGGGTGCGGAATCTGTGTCACGGTGTGTCCTAAAAAGGCATTGGGTATGGTTCGGGAGCAGGAATAA
- a CDS encoding thiamine pyrophosphate-dependent enzyme: protein MVSVKELIKIESTKPELFLAGSSACAGCSSVLALRWALKALGARTVIVSPACCANVYIGLWPKTSPAVPYINMAFAAGASAAAGIVAGYESLGKKDINVLTWAGDGGTVDIGIQALSGAIERNTNFIYACYDNEGYMNTGTQRSSSTPKYTMTTTTPLGKHMHKKDVAQIIAAHDIPYAATCLATDPVDVYNTFMEAKAIHGPKYIHILSPCAPGWRFDVSETVKIGNLAVKSGFFILWKQVNGRMEVKKKSLRVLLNKDKRVPVKDYLKPQGRFRKLTEEQISEMQDWVDRRCDRMARRFKSESDL from the coding sequence ATGGTTTCAGTTAAGGAATTGATAAAAATCGAAAGCACAAAGCCGGAATTATTTTTGGCAGGCAGTTCGGCATGCGCAGGCTGTTCCTCTGTCCTGGCTTTGAGATGGGCATTGAAGGCTCTGGGTGCGAGGACTGTTATTGTATCTCCGGCATGCTGCGCCAATGTATATATCGGCCTGTGGCCTAAAACATCACCGGCAGTGCCTTATATTAATATGGCCTTTGCGGCCGGCGCTTCCGCAGCAGCCGGCATAGTCGCAGGGTATGAATCCCTCGGCAAAAAGGATATCAACGTTTTAACATGGGCCGGTGACGGCGGTACCGTGGATATCGGCATCCAGGCCCTGAGCGGCGCCATAGAGCGTAATACTAATTTTATCTATGCCTGCTATGATAATGAAGGCTATATGAACACGGGCACCCAGCGCAGTTCTTCGACGCCGAAGTACACGATGACAACGACAACTCCCCTGGGCAAACATATGCATAAAAAGGATGTCGCCCAGATAATTGCGGCACATGATATACCTTATGCGGCAACCTGTCTTGCAACCGATCCTGTTGATGTATACAATACATTTATGGAGGCTAAAGCGATTCACGGCCCCAAGTATATTCATATACTTTCACCGTGCGCGCCCGGATGGCGTTTTGATGTTTCCGAGACCGTAAAAATTGGAAATCTGGCTGTTAAATCAGGTTTTTTTATTTTGTGGAAACAGGTGAACGGCCGCATGGAGGTCAAGAAAAAGAGTCTCAGGGTGCTGCTTAATAAGGATAAGCGTGTTCCGGTGAAAGATTATCTTAAGCCCCAGGGAAGATTTCGTAAACTGACTGAGGAGCAGATCTCGGAAATGCAGGACTGGGTCGACAGGCGTTGTGACCGGATGGCCCGGCGTTTTAAGAGTGAATCAGATTTGTAA
- the recD gene encoding exodeoxyribonuclease V subunit alpha, translating into MGAGVFEYSGLFNSIDIRFANFIARISENNDPDILLGAALVSNVTGDGNVCLDLASFAGRALTEMYQAESAEKAPPVVCPEISTWRKKLLSISAVGRPGDYCPLIMDDDRLYLYRYWEYEKKLADSIRSRVLPQSCNKICDRINFDFLNKTLAWLFPGQEQAGDRQRAALINVVFNNFTVITGGPGTGKTTVITKIIAILLALAKGGRFKILMAAPTGKAAARLSESITAFKEQIDYPDSIRHIRDAIPTETFTIHRMLGTIPNSPYFRHNSDNPLLADLVIIDEASMVDLALMSKLVQAVPDKARLVLVGDKDQLASVESGSVLGDISSHGDTGASPIRNAIIDLKKNYRFSENSGIGKLSRCVKNGDAAGALAALKKGEGVIWKKINQAPAQGPYDILELHDNLKESVVKGFSGFLETDDPDEAIAKLKAFKILSPVKQGPFGVFFLNRIAEQILFDEGLIKPNNRSSDPWYPGRPVLITRNDYNLQLFNGDIGIIMPAYGSKTDRLYAFFSDHSGGARRFLPWILPEHETVFAMTVHKSQGSEFDDVLMILPEKDTPVLTRELIYTGITRARQSLTILGTEAVLKAAISRRIERASGLRDYLYPET; encoded by the coding sequence ATGGGTGCGGGCGTATTTGAGTATTCCGGATTATTTAATTCAATAGATATAAGGTTCGCAAATTTTATTGCGCGAATTTCCGAAAATAATGATCCGGATATCTTACTGGGGGCAGCGCTTGTCAGCAATGTCACGGGAGACGGGAACGTTTGCCTGGATCTGGCATCATTTGCCGGCCGGGCGCTTACTGAAATGTATCAGGCCGAAAGTGCAGAAAAAGCTCCCCCGGTTGTTTGCCCTGAAATTTCAACCTGGCGCAAAAAGCTTCTTTCCATTTCCGCTGTAGGCCGTCCCGGTGATTATTGCCCGCTTATCATGGACGATGACAGGCTCTATCTCTATCGTTACTGGGAGTATGAGAAAAAGCTGGCGGATTCCATCAGGAGTAGAGTTCTTCCGCAATCCTGCAATAAAATTTGTGACAGGATAAATTTTGATTTTTTAAACAAGACTCTCGCCTGGTTGTTCCCTGGGCAGGAACAGGCAGGTGACCGGCAGCGGGCGGCTTTGATTAATGTTGTTTTTAACAATTTTACCGTCATAACAGGAGGCCCTGGAACAGGTAAAACCACTGTTATTACAAAGATTATAGCCATCCTCCTTGCGCTTGCAAAAGGCGGGCGGTTTAAAATTTTGATGGCCGCGCCTACCGGAAAAGCCGCGGCCAGGCTCTCCGAATCGATAACAGCTTTTAAAGAACAAATCGACTATCCCGATTCTATCAGGCATATCAGGGACGCCATCCCCACGGAAACATTCACCATCCACAGGATGCTGGGTACCATTCCTAATTCCCCTTATTTCCGGCATAATTCCGATAACCCCCTTTTAGCCGATCTTGTTATTATTGATGAAGCTTCAATGGTCGATCTGGCACTGATGTCCAAACTTGTGCAGGCTGTGCCGGACAAGGCAAGGCTCGTGCTTGTGGGAGACAAGGACCAGCTTGCTTCCGTGGAGTCCGGCTCCGTGCTGGGCGATATTAGCAGCCACGGCGATACCGGCGCTTCTCCCATTCGTAATGCGATTATCGATTTAAAGAAGAATTATCGGTTTTCGGAAAATAGCGGAATCGGAAAATTGAGCCGCTGTGTCAAGAACGGCGATGCAGCCGGAGCTCTGGCGGCATTAAAAAAAGGGGAGGGTGTTATATGGAAAAAGATAAATCAGGCCCCGGCCCAGGGCCCTTATGATATTTTAGAGCTTCATGATAATTTAAAAGAATCTGTTGTTAAGGGCTTTTCCGGTTTCCTGGAAACTGATGATCCGGATGAAGCCATAGCAAAGCTAAAAGCGTTTAAAATTTTATCTCCGGTTAAACAAGGTCCTTTTGGTGTTTTCTTTTTAAACCGGATTGCGGAGCAGATTCTGTTTGATGAGGGTCTTATTAAACCGAATAATAGATCATCGGACCCATGGTACCCTGGCCGGCCTGTTTTAATCACCAGGAATGACTATAACCTTCAGCTTTTCAACGGCGACATCGGGATCATCATGCCAGCCTACGGCTCAAAAACTGATCGGCTGTATGCCTTTTTTTCGGATCATTCAGGGGGCGCACGGCGGTTTTTACCATGGATCCTGCCGGAGCATGAAACGGTCTTTGCCATGACGGTTCACAAGAGTCAGGGCTCCGAATTTGACGATGTCCTTATGATCCTGCCTGAAAAGGATACGCCTGTGCTGACCAGGGAGCTGATATACACCGGGATTACAAGGGCCAGGCAGAGCCTGACGATACTTGGAACGGAGGCAGTCCTGAAAGCCGCAATTTCACGTAGAATCGAGCGCGCATCCGGACTGCGCGACTACCTCTATCCTGAAACCTGA
- the gspD gene encoding type II secretion system secretin GspD yields MNNYSKKNRIFKLIFLLAAVAVVILCQALTTFAEPAESLQNHPALKLIRGKGEPILSNDADDAVTAAENDSPGNDKGIVFNFDDADIFEVIKSFGELLGINYVVDPSISGTVTIHISEKLNKKDLLPVFFKILEINGLAAVKESGIYQITTADNIPRKLISKEKGIKKQDILLKGDMLIQVIPVKYVTAAEVEKIVQPFLSAAGSIFSHDPTNILLVVDRLANIKKILMITDVFDVDVFKKLNFKLYPIKNVDAKDLSKNLDDAFSASYMKSKDTGIKFIVIDHLNAILAVSSKPDVFATVDEFINAIDTDSPDVEPRIYVYAVQNGAAENLHDLLEEIFNKKERTKTEKNGADNEPEKKTAPRKPLKTNIEKTGSGSLKGEIYITADETRNALIIEAIPSDYKIIKNLLEKLDVLPRQVLIECMVAEVQLGDGLELGIDWSYSTLRSESSKGMGGTETAIDVAAGAAGIKQGLKYVIEKSDKLVMTLHTLAEDNKVNVLSTPSVLASDNKEAKIEITTEQPISTAEYTHTGDSDVIETSIEYRDTGIILTVMPHINERGLVTMDVKQEVSEVMEDYVTVGSGGSYPVFFKRAAETTLTVQNKQTIVIGGLIRQKRDRVRRGIPFLVNIPVLGFIFGYTKDEISKTELMIVLTPTVIINSDDVDHVTKEFKQKLGKLKEELKGTEQFQE; encoded by the coding sequence ATGAATAATTATTCAAAAAAAAACAGAATATTCAAATTGATTTTTTTGCTTGCAGCCGTTGCTGTCGTTATACTCTGCCAGGCCTTAACAACATTCGCCGAACCGGCCGAAAGCCTGCAGAATCATCCTGCTTTAAAACTTATCCGTGGAAAAGGCGAGCCTATTCTGTCTAATGATGCAGACGATGCTGTTACGGCAGCAGAAAATGATTCACCCGGCAATGATAAAGGGATTGTATTTAACTTTGACGATGCTGATATTTTCGAGGTTATAAAGTCTTTTGGAGAGCTTTTGGGAATCAACTATGTTGTGGATCCTTCGATCAGCGGCACGGTTACAATCCATATATCCGAAAAACTGAATAAAAAAGATCTCTTGCCTGTTTTTTTTAAAATCCTGGAAATAAACGGACTGGCCGCTGTTAAAGAGAGCGGCATATACCAGATCACCACGGCCGATAATATCCCGCGCAAGTTAATCTCAAAAGAAAAAGGGATTAAAAAGCAGGATATTCTATTAAAAGGAGACATGTTGATTCAGGTCATACCTGTTAAATATGTTACTGCGGCCGAGGTGGAAAAAATAGTTCAGCCCTTCCTTTCCGCAGCCGGGTCAATATTTTCCCACGATCCGACCAACATCCTGCTTGTAGTCGACCGACTGGCTAATATCAAAAAAATCCTCATGATAACAGACGTTTTTGATGTGGACGTCTTTAAAAAATTGAATTTCAAATTATACCCCATAAAGAATGTGGACGCAAAAGATCTGAGTAAAAATCTTGACGATGCTTTTTCGGCAAGTTACATGAAAAGCAAAGATACCGGGATTAAATTTATTGTAATAGATCATCTTAATGCGATCCTGGCGGTAAGCTCCAAGCCGGACGTTTTTGCAACCGTTGACGAATTCATTAATGCAATCGATACGGATAGCCCGGATGTTGAACCAAGAATCTACGTTTATGCAGTCCAGAACGGTGCAGCCGAAAATCTCCATGACCTGCTGGAAGAAATTTTTAATAAAAAAGAACGTACCAAAACAGAAAAAAACGGCGCTGATAATGAGCCGGAAAAGAAAACCGCTCCCAGAAAACCGCTTAAAACCAACATTGAAAAAACAGGTTCCGGTTCGTTAAAGGGAGAGATCTATATTACAGCGGATGAAACAAGGAATGCTTTGATTATAGAAGCAATCCCCTCGGATTACAAAATTATAAAAAATCTGCTTGAGAAACTGGATGTGCTGCCCAGACAGGTCCTGATCGAATGCATGGTTGCGGAAGTGCAATTGGGCGACGGGTTGGAACTCGGCATTGATTGGAGTTACTCAACCTTACGTTCTGAATCATCAAAAGGGATGGGAGGAACCGAGACAGCCATAGATGTCGCCGCCGGCGCCGCCGGTATTAAGCAGGGACTTAAATATGTAATCGAAAAAAGCGATAAGCTGGTGATGACCCTGCATACCCTCGCAGAAGACAACAAAGTGAATGTACTCTCGACCCCCTCGGTTTTAGCTTCCGATAATAAAGAAGCGAAAATCGAAATTACTACGGAACAGCCTATTTCCACGGCAGAATACACCCATACCGGGGACTCGGACGTGATAGAGACCTCGATAGAATACCGTGACACCGGCATTATCCTTACAGTTATGCCGCACATCAATGAACGCGGGCTGGTGACCATGGATGTAAAGCAGGAGGTAAGTGAAGTCATGGAGGACTATGTTACCGTTGGAAGTGGGGGATCGTATCCTGTTTTTTTTAAAAGAGCGGCGGAAACGACCTTGACCGTGCAGAACAAGCAGACTATCGTCATCGGAGGGCTGATAAGACAAAAAAGAGATCGTGTAAGAAGAGGGATCCCTTTTCTGGTCAATATACCTGTTTTAGGTTTTATTTTCGGATATACCAAGGATGAAATCTCGAAAACAGAGCTTATGATAGTCCTTACACCCACAGTTATTATCAATTCGGACGATGTGGATCATGTAACCAAAGAATTCAAGCAAAAGCTCGGCAAACTGAAAGAGGAGTTGAAAGGGACGGAGCAGTTCCAGGAATGA
- the gspM gene encoding type II secretion system protein GspM, with amino-acid sequence MKLKIKADKKRKYLILCGILLLIMTIYKYIVHPAFLYVDRLGEEIVLKHKMLSGYKKVIYGKTDLTYKLSFIKKELTRACAGLLSGNTPALASVEIQNRLKKIVTESGVELKSMKILDPVVTDYYTMLPVQYNIVSDTRSLRDMLYRIESSPTYLIIKELRVRVRKKRTRFRDKQNNYEINSTLTITGYMKK; translated from the coding sequence ATGAAACTGAAAATTAAAGCAGACAAAAAACGTAAATATCTTATCCTTTGCGGGATACTGCTCCTTATAATGACAATATACAAATATATTGTTCATCCGGCCTTTCTCTATGTGGACCGGTTAGGAGAAGAGATCGTATTAAAGCATAAAATGCTGTCAGGGTACAAGAAAGTAATATATGGGAAAACCGATCTGACTTATAAGCTGTCGTTCATCAAGAAAGAGCTTACCAGGGCCTGCGCAGGTCTGTTGAGCGGAAATACGCCGGCCCTGGCCTCGGTTGAAATTCAAAACAGGCTCAAAAAAATAGTTACAGAGAGCGGGGTCGAGCTTAAGAGCATGAAAATTCTTGATCCGGTTGTTACTGATTATTACACCATGCTGCCGGTTCAATATAATATTGTTTCAGACACCAGATCATTAAGGGATATGCTTTACAGGATCGAAAGTTCCCCCACTTACCTGATAATCAAGGAGCTTCGAGTAAGGGTGAGAAAAAAAAGAACACGCTTCCGGGATAAGCAGAATAATTATGAAATCAACTCAACCCTGACGATTACAGGATATATGAAAAAATAA